Proteins found in one Danaus plexippus chromosome 3 unlocalized genomic scaffold, MEX_DaPlex mxdp_25, whole genome shotgun sequence genomic segment:
- the LOC133320052 gene encoding uncharacterized protein LOC133320052 has protein sequence MTMEHKCYCRGDEASSLDLSRPEHLLPMMRPFSMRVSNLEAIVTNMFNCGVLTDLLYNGDGALLVRIWRSTETMTTSVQVMRNNYILGTGSRLVCTRMIMIGSL, from the exons ATGACTATGGAGCACAAGTGCTATTGCCGCGGGGATGAGGCCAGCAGTCTCGACCTCAGTCGCCCCGAACATCTCTTGCCCATGATGAGACCGTTTTCTATGAG GGTCAGTAACCTGGAGGCGATTGTAACTAACATGTTCAACTGCGGAGTCCTAACTGACCTGTTGTATAATGGGGACGGAGCCCTACTGGTGAGAATTTGGCGCTCCACCGAAACTATGACCACCTCCGTACAAGttatgagaaataattatatattaggcACCGGATCTAGGTTGGTGTGCACTCGTATGATAATGATTGGGTCGTTATAG
- the LOC133318732 gene encoding peroxiredoxin 2-like: MPLQLTKQAPQWKTTAVVNGEFKDIALSDYKGKYVVLFFYPLDFTFVCPTEIIAFSERADEFRKLGCEVIAASTDSHFTHLAWINTPRKQGGLGPMNIPIISDKSHRIARDYGVLNEESGIPFRGLFIIDDKQNLRQVTVNDLPVGRSVDETLRLVQAFQFTDKHGEVCPANWRPGAKTIKPDSKAAQEYFGDVN; encoded by the exons ATGCCTCTCCAGCTGACCAAACAAGCTCCTCAGTGGAAGACCACGGCCGTCGTCAACGGCGAGTTCAAGGACATCGCTCTGTCCGACTACAAGGGGAAATACGTTGTGCTGTTCTTCTACCCCCTGGACTT CACGTTCGTGTGCCCTACCGAGATCATCGCTTTCTCGGAGCGCGCGGACGAGTTCCGCAAGTTGGGATGTGAGGTGATCGCCGCCTCCACGGACTCGCACTTCACTCACCTGGCGTGGATCAACACGCCCAGGAAGCAGGGCGGTCTGGGACCCATGAACATCCCCATCATCAGCGACAAGTCGCACCGCATCGCCCGGGACTACGGCGTGCTCAACGAGGAGTCCGGGATACCCTTCAGGGGACTCTTCATCATCGACGACAAACAGAACCTCAGACAGGTCACCGTCAACGACCTGCCCGTGGGGAG GTCAGTAGACGAAACCCTTCGCCTGGTGCAGGCGTTCCAGTTCACTGACAAGCACGGCGAAGTGTGTCCGGCCAACTGGAGGCCGGGTGCCAAGACCATCAAACCTGACAGCAAGGCTGCCCAGGAGTACTTCGGAGACGTCAACTAA
- the LOC116770015 gene encoding uncharacterized protein LOC116770015 yields the protein MGLNKYSDYGSGSSSETFTPWGSQDMWPEFRSSLEGEKRPSRRRTSSYTDEPRSLDDIMQEFRMNGFDSPYEPEQAADAHSALSASCQYLRQRSWPEAACDTRDHQKVHHPPRPEAPSAHQLQVLSSLPNAVLYSLLKELEQTRLAEKKQEEMECRFCKNNGERASYYRSHRLRSRGRVSCPVLRAYTCRRCGARGDHAHTIKYCPLATNDERLKSAAMMRSVRMASGRRRGFVSAPSSDARTEYVVFGETTPSALTDGADYNNYELDPLWEALERKLMF from the exons atgggATTAAACAAATACAGCGACTATGGAAGCGGATCTTCATCGGAAACT TTCACACCGTGGGGCAGTCAGGACATGTGGCCGGAGTTCAGGTCGAGTCTGGAGGGGGAGAAGCGCCCGAGCAGGAGACGCACCAGCAGCTACACTGACG AGCCTCGTTCGCTGGACGACATCATGCAAGAGTTCAGGATGAACGGGTTCGACTCCCCGTACGAGCCGGAGCAGGCTGCCGACGCACACTCcg CTCTCAGCGCGTCGTGTCAGTACCTCCGCCAGCGCTCGTGGCCGGAAGCCGCGTGCGACACGAGAGATCACCAAAAAG TGCATCACCCGCCACGCCCCGAGGCGCCGAGCGCCCACCAGCTGCAGGTGTTGAGTTCTCTCCCCAACGCCGTGTTGTACTCCTTACTGAAGGAGTTGGAGCAGACTCGTTTGGctgaaaaaaaacaagag GAAATGGAGTGTCGTTTCTGTAAGAACAACGGCGAGCGAGCGTCCTACTACCGCTCACACCGCCTAAGGTCCCGCGGCAGGGTCTCCTGTCCCGTACTGCGGGCCTACACCTGCAGGAGGTGCGGCGCCCGCGGAGACCACGCGCACACCATCAAGTACTGTCCGCTAGCCACCAACGACG aGCGTTTAAAATCAGCCGCCATGATGCGCAGCGTGCGCATGGCGTCCGGTCGTCGGCGTGGGTTCGtgtcagcgccatctagcgACGCGCGGACGGAGTACGTCGTGTTCGGAGAGACTACACCGAGCGCGCTCACAGATGGCGCTGATTACAATAACTATGAACTGGATCCTCTCTGGGAGGCGCTGGAGAGAAAactgatgttttaa